GAAAGCAGTTCATACTCTTCGCGCTTATTTTGGCGTTGACCGTCTCTACAATAGCTCTATACTCCCTCTCGAAATCGGTGGGCCACGGTTTTGAAAAGGCGATGGAAGAGCGGATAACTGTTCTTTCGGGCACAATGTCCGCGTCTCTAAAAAGCATGATGCTCTCCGGCAACGCGTCGATACTCCTTGATTGGATAAAAAATATAAAGCGGGCTAATAACGGTTCCATCATTCAGGTGTTGCGTAGATCGGGGAGCGAGGCATTTTCCGACGGCGAGACGATTGATAAGGTAAACCGGTTTCTTGAAGCAAACATTTTTAACATGCATCATGAAAACCAGTATCGTGCCGATGAGGATTTTGCCGGATTCAACAGGTACCCGGTGAATATGGAGATGTTCAATGAGGTTACCGCGAATTATGCCCCGGTGAAGTTTTTCGAGGAGATGGGGGGGCGTAAATTCATGACGATATTTTTCCCTCTTGTTTCAAACGACGAATGTATGGCATGTCATGGTTATGATCCTGAATCGCTAAGAGGCGTTATCAGGGTTTCGATGTCGATGGAGCCGATGCTCGATGAGGTCGGCATTATCAGAAACCAGTTTCTCTACACTTCGGTGGCGACTCTTCTTGCCGCTCTTTTGGCTTTCTACCTTCTTTTAAGGAGACTGGTAATCACTCCGGTCAGATCAATGAACGATACAATTAAAAAGCTTTCCAGCGGTGATCTCACTTCATCGGCAGACGTAGATTTTAAAAACGAGATGGGCGACCTCGCGGATTCTATCAACAACATGGCGTTCGGATTCGGCTCCATGGTAAAAGGTATCAAGTCGGAAAT
The genomic region above belongs to Nitrospinota bacterium and contains:
- a CDS encoding HAMP domain-containing protein, translating into MKLDTIGKQFILFALILALTVSTIALYSLSKSVGHGFEKAMEERITVLSGTMSASLKSMMLSGNASILLDWIKNIKRANNGSIIQVLRRSGSEAFSDGETIDKVNRFLEANIFNMHHENQYRADEDFAGFNRYPVNMEMFNEVTANYAPVKFFEEMGGRKFMTIFFPLVSNDECMACHGYDPESLRGVIRVSMSMEPMLDEVGIIRNQFLYTSVATLLAALLAFYLLLRRLVITPVRSMNDTIKKLSSGDLTSSADVDFKNEMGDLADSINNMAFGFGSMVKGIKSE